The window CGACgggtcccctcccctcccccaggcccagCTCTGCTGCTGGGAGGAAGTTGGCCTGGAGGCAGGCAGGGGCTAGGCTGCAGCTCCCCGGCCTGGCCCTGAGTACTGGTCCAGCCAGCCTCCACAGCACAGAGGGAGCACGGGGGCTGGCATGGCCTTGCCAAGAGGCTCAACTCCTCCAAGCCACAGAAGATGGTGGAGGCTGGGACAGATTCCTAcgagacaggcaggcagacacTCAGATGCCTCAGGGCTCCTAGGGAGCCATgtggcctcctcctccccagccagcAGGGTCGGCATCACAGCTGCCCAGCCTACTGGATGTGGACACAACTCAGCCGTGGAACATGTGGGCACCCACTGGCACCCAGGTCTGTAGGCAGGGAAACGGAGGCAGAGGTGGGGTGGGCTGACGCATGGTAATCAGAACCTGAGCCCCTGACCTGACGATCACAACTGGGCAGCTCCAGAGAGGCCAGAGACCTCCCCATGGGCAGAGGCCAAGGGAGGGCTTAGCCCCCTGCCTGGGTCACTTGGGAACCCCTCTGGCTATACTCTGGGCAAGAGTAATAGACATCtcccaggcagctgcctgggcAGCCTCAGAAGACGAAACGCCCACTGGGAACAAGAGAAGAGTTCCCAGCCTGGTCGATGGCTTCACAGTACCCTCAGCCAAGAGGCACTAACCAGCACATGGATAGGGAATCCACTGCATACCTTGCAATCTCCGCAATCTCTGCCGTCTGCACGATGAAACCATAGTGGTCAGactcctcctcctcatctgtgTCCCGGGGCGCAGGGACCCGGGGCTGCGCCCGGCTGGAGCTGCCAGCCCTTGGGGTCTGGGTGGCTGTTGGGGCATGGGGGCATGTGTGTTTGGGGGAGCCGTGGTGGGAGCCGCACTCCTCCTCAGAGGTGGACGTGTAATCCGAGCCCTGCTGCTGGCGGCGTGTGTCTTGGGTGAGGGAATTGGTTTCAGAAGCAAGAACAGAACAAAGCTGTGCTCAGCACCCCAGGGTCCCTCTGGGTGAGGGGCCAGCACTCCATGGCTGGTACCCCTACACCCAGAAGCCCTTTATCTGAAGCACCAAGATCTACTGAGCCTGGAGCCAGAGAGGCACATGCGAGGGGCTGCCTGGCACTCCCAGGCCAGTGGCAGAGCTCCAGCCGGCCTGCACCTGACTGGGAGACAGGACCCTGGTGACAGAGAGGGTGGCAGCCTTCCCTGAGCTGCATGGTCACTAGTTAGGGGTGTTTTGCTGTGGGACAGCAAAAACAGAGAATACTCCCACATGGGCTGGATGCGGTGCCAGGGGCTCAAGATGGCCCTTGCAGCTCTCAGACCCACGTCCAGTGCAGCCCTGCCAGGCAGAGTCCCAGAGCCCTTGCCCACCCTACCTAGCCCCAAGCCCCAAGCCATGGTGAGCCACACTGGGTAGGGTGCATGCACAGGGGGTGCATTGTCCACACGCAGCCACGGGGCAGGAGCAGCGGGTGCCCACCAAGCAGGGGAGGGTCATTGGTCCACGGAACCCAGTAGCCCTCGCCACAGACCCCTCCTCAGCTTTCAGCCCTGTGGGGTAGGGGACCTTGCCTGGTGGGCACAGGAAGAGAGGGGCCATGGAGGGTGCTgggcatgggagagagggaggggtgcAGGTGGGCTGGGGTAcgtgggcaggaggcaggagtggTCTAGCAGCACTTCAGCCTCACCCAATCCACTTGCAGGACTGCACAGCTCCCTCAGTGGGGTGGGGCAGCCCAGTTGCGCAGATGCAGATGTCCAGCCACCCAGGCAGGAGGCCAGCTCCAGCAGCCTCAGTGGCCCATCCCCCTCATTGTGCACATGGACCTCGGGGTGGCAGGATGAGGCTCTGCTCATGGGGGAGATGACATGACTCTTCCCCAGTTGGCTCACAGGGTATCAGAGTGTCTTGCCTCCCCTGAGAACACTCTTCAGTGTTCACATCCAGCACCCTTCACTGAACCTCACGGCCACTGGCCAGGGGACGGAGGACCACGCTTTCCCCAGAGTATACCCAGTACCCTTCACTGAGTCTCATGACCACTGGCCAGGGGACAGAGGACTATGGGAGAACCTTCTCTGGTCCCTGTGCCTCATGGCAGAAGGCTCGGAGCCCATGAATGCCTCCCAAGCTACCAAGGGGTCCCAGCCTGACACATAGGAACAGAGCAGGCCCCACCTAGGGGGATGGAAGGAACCCTCTATGCTGGAAATAATCAATGACTTTCAGCCCACTAGAGGGGCTCACAACGTGCATGCGCAAGGCTGGCAACACCCTCCTCAGCTATGGGCACAGGGGCTGGTGCCCAGGAAGCTGCACAGACCAACATTGTCCCTAACCTGGGCCCCGGCCTCCCGCCCACTCCCACACTCACTGGAGGTATATCTGGCGCTGCCTGAGCGGGCCCTGCTAAAGGGCTGGCGGGGGCCAGTGGTGGTGGCTGTGGCAGCAGCCTTCCTCGCAGCGGCCCGAGCTTCGGCCATGGTGGGCTTGCGGCTGGCACAATACAACTCAGCACTGCGGCCGGAGAAGCTGGTGCGGGCAGAGGCTGTTTCGGGGTCACTGGGCCCTGTGAAGGAGCCGGCCCGCTTCCGGGGCATGGCCAGGATGTCCAGGCGTGACAACTTCTTGGTCTGCTCAGTGGCTGGCCGGCCTGCCGGCTCGGGGTTGGCCAGAGCCCCCCGTTCACCATCCATAGCCTCAGAGTCTGAGGTGTCCCCCAGACGGGCCCGCCTCAGCCGAGAGGCCCGTGTGGGCCGTGGGGTAGACAGGCTGTTGGAGCGGGTCAGAGTCTGCTGCCCCTTCTGGGTGCCCGCTGAGCTGCGGCTCTGCTCCTCCCGGGCAGCTGGGGACGGCGGGGGCACCACAGGTTTCCGGCGAGGCCCTGGCCTCCCTGCCCCAGTGGTGCTGGAGGTTTCGTGGTTGGAGGCAACCATATCTGAGCTTGGAGAGGGGCTAGGCCTGGAGTCACGCTCCTCTTCAGGCCAATCCGTGGACCCCCGGGACCCGTGGCCACGCCGCACAGCTGGGCGCCGCACTGGCTCCCCACGGCCGGTGTCTGTAGGGCCCAGTGGGTGATGCTGCTTGTCTGGGACCCGCTCTTGGGTACAGCCTAGGATGGCACTTCCCAGGTCCCGTGCTCCTGGTGGGGACAGAGTCTTCTGTGGACCCAAGGGCTGAGAAGCCGTTGGGCTTGGTCCATTCTTGCCACTGAGCAGACTGACAGTACTGCCCGTGTCCACATCCGAGTCCCCAGATAGGGAGTCCTCAGGTGGCCTGGGGGTGCTGCCCCCCTCACACTCTGCATCTGGGGACTTGGAGAGCAGCCGGGCCTCCAGGACCGCCAGAGCAGTCTCGGTCTCCTTCAAGATCAGGTGGGTGTCCTGGGAGTGGAAGTCCATGCGTGCAGCGCGGGCCGCAGCCAGGTCCTGCAGGAGAGGGTGGCTAGAGATGTGCGGGGGCTTCCCGGGTGCCGAGGGCCCGCTGGCCGGCTCCTTGGTGAAGCTCTCTTGCCTGATAAAGCCCAGGGTCTCCTTGGGCAGGGCGGGGCTGGGGCCATTGGGCTCCGGGGACTTCCCAGTCTTCAGCTGAATGACCATCCTCCCACTGGTGCTGACATACATGCCGTCCCGCACcagggagctgggctgggctgcctGTCCTGGCCCCTCCACCTCCTGCGGAGCCACACGTGGTTTCCTGGACAGGGCGACCTCCCCATTCTGGTCACCGATGAAAAAAGACGTGGGTGCCAGCTCCCCAGGGGTCCTTGGTAAGCACTGACCCTTGTTCCATGCTGTCCCTTCCTGGGGGCTCCTTAGTCTCTCTGGCTTCTCTGCACCCAGTTCAGGGCCCCGTCCTCCATCTGACCCGCTGGCGTCACTGAGGCTATCAGGATCCAAGTCCTCCCGGCCTAAGAGGTGGCTTGCCTGCTCCATGCCCACCTCTGGTGGCCCAGGCCCACTCCTCCTGGTGGCTTCAGGGCCTGCAGGGCTGCCTGCCCTGTCACTGGGTAGCTGAGGGAGCCGTCGGCGCATGCGCACAGGCAGGGCCCCCTCGGCCTCTTCAGCTCGGGGCCCCAGGCTGTCTTCTGCAAAGCACAAGGATAGCTGGTTAGAGGAGCTACGGGAGCCCTGAACTGCCCCCGGCGTGGGAAGAGGCCATCTGTGTCCATGGTCAATGACCTACGGCCACCCTGGCCCAGCCCTGACCCTCCACAGCAGTACTGGAGCCACTTACCTGTGGGGCCCAGGTCTGAGTAGCCATCGGCTAGGCTGGCCCAGCGGGACACCCACCTCTGAGTTCCTGGGGAGCCCGGCGCCTGGAGGCCCTGCAGAGAACAGGGCAGCATGTGTCTGCAGCAGAGCCCAAGGTGGGCACCAAGAAACAGGAGGCATCACAGGCAGCTGCCCTAACCCTGGCCCCACCCATGCCAGCTGGGGCTTGGTGCAAGTGTCCCTGCAGGGGCAGCCAGGACGTCCCTGTCACCCGCCTGGGCCTGTGTGCCCCAATGTAACCCCTGCCAGGCCCGCTACGCCAGAGGGGCACCCAGCTCCGATCAGTGTCTCAGGGTTCACTTAGGGTCAGTGGCTGGGGTTTCCACCCTGACCCCTGACCTGGGGAGCGGGGACATCCCATGGAGCAGCACATGCCCAGGCACCCAACTCAACTCCGGACTCATATCTGGCCCCAAGCCCTCCACACGTGCCAAGTGAGCATGACCCTTAGAGGAAGGTCCAGTGCAGCCTTACCTGGGCCTGCTGACCTTAGGCCCCAGCCCAGATGCTGCCCTCTTCCCACCCTGGCCCCTGCGTGGGGAAGCCATCTGGGCTTGTACCTGGTGCTCCACCTGGGGGGCTATACCCAGCGACCGGGAGGCAAACCCCTGCAGCAGTGCCACGCGCTGGGCCATGCCCCCATCTCCAGAATCATCTTTGTCCCCTCTGATGACTGGACGGAAAGTGGCTGAAGACGCCCTGGAGAGTTCAGGGGACTCCAACACCCCAAAGACCTGCCAGGAGGAGATAGCCCCGGGTGCTGGGGGTCAGAGGGATCCCCCTCTCCACCTTCTACCCAGATATAGGCACACCCACAGGCCACCAGGAGGGCTGGTGACCTGGTGGCCAGACTGGCCAGCAGCGCAGACACTGGCTGGCTGTCCAGTTGGGTACATCAGTGGGAAAGGTGGGAGGCAGGGCCAGCATAGCAGCCCCTCTAGCCTCCTCCTGCCCAGCTGGGCCAGACTGAGGAGCCAGGCCTGGGCCCCAACATCACTGCAGCCCTGAGTGCCACCAGCCCCGTACCCCTATGTGGGCTCCAGCCCCCGCCTAGCACCTGGTCAATCATCTTCCTAGCCTCCTCCACCTCCTTGTCCTGTGCGTCCGTCTCGATGGTGTAGGTCCCTGCGTCACTGAGGCTGTCATCTTCCTCCTGTTTGCGTGCCTTGGTCAGCTGAGGGTCGGCGGGGGTCGGGGGTGGGGTTGGAGGGGCCATGGGGCTGGCCCCACGAGGCGTCAGGGGTGCAGGGGGTGCTGGAGGTGCCTtttcagggctgggctgggtagCTGAGGAGCTGTCGCGCAGGCATTGGGCCATGAAGTCCTGGGCCAGGCGAGAGCGGCGTCCCACACTGCCGAAGGGGCGGGCGGGGGCCCGGGCAGCAGGCGAGGGGCTAGCCAGCCGCTCCTCTGTCTTCTCTCGCTTGAGAGAGCCGGCCCTCTGTGGTCCTGAGCTGGTGCCTGCTGCCCGGGCTGGAGTGGAAGCACCAGCTCGGTCCCTCTCAGCCAGCCCTGGGCCTCGGCGCTTGTCAGCCTTGAGGTCCCCGGGTGGGACGTGTGTGAAGGACTGGGAACGCTTCTTTCGGGGTGTGTCCTCATCAAAGAATTCAATGACAAAAGCCTGCTGGTTGTGCAGCAGCTCCTGGGGGTCCCGTTTGATTTGCCTCTGCAGCCGCACCTGTTCCCCGCCAGACTCTGGGGGCACCCCGGCTGTCCCAGCTGCCTTGGCCAGGGGGTCCTCTGAGTCACTCTGTGTACCATCTTCGTGCTTGTGGCCTGGGGGACAGGAGAGACCCCAGTATATAGCACCAGTCTCGGGTAGTCTCCTCACCGCATGCCTGAGGTATGTCTCACATGTGACTGGGGACAGAGccactcccccacccacccccccccacccaccccccgcAAGAGCCTGCACACGCAGCTGAGATGGGCAACGGAAGGCACTGGATGTGGCCCCCTGGCTAGGCGAGTGGTTCTTAGGCAGTTAACTGAAATACGTGAAGCAGCCACGCTGGTGGCAAGTGTGCGGGCACAGCTGGCAGCTGCCTACCACTGCTCCTGGACTGGCATGGCACTCACCCTTCAGGGTGCGGGTGTGGATGGGCAGGTCACTCTTGGTGCTGTGGCGGTCATCCCCTGGGCCAGCCCGGCACAGCAAGCTTGGGTCATTCTGCACCAGCCAGTCAGCTACCTTGGTCTCGGCTGAGACCATCTCCACAGGAGTGGCCTCCCTGCCCAGGGGCCGCCGCTGGCGCAGGGAGAACTTGGTGATGTGATCCTTGATCTTCACCTTGCCAGGGCTGCAGTCGTCAAACTCAATGGTGAAAGAGGCGTGGCTCTGCACCACTGGGGCTGCCCCTCCCACACCCACATCCTCAGTGGGGGTCCGTGGTGGCTGAGGGGCCTCCTCCGTGGGGATCTCAAAGTAGCTGGACTCCCTCCTGATCGAGCATCCCTGAGGCTCAACAGGGGCACGGAGGCCGTCCAGCTCCCCATCCTGCCGCGCTGGCTCCTTGGAACGCTCTGGTATGGGGAGATGTCCTCAGACGCGGCCCGGACAGCCACCTTCCACCTCCCTCCTGCACTGGGACCATCTACTCCATGGAGGGGCACGGAGGCTCCGTCTCCCATGGGTCAGGCACCTCAAGGCCAGGCCATGCCCTTACCTGTGCACTGCCCTCTGGGAACCCTGGGGATCTCAAGAGCCTGGTCTCCAACACCAACCTGGGCAGGGGTCCTCCTGGCGCGGGTCCTCGGGTGGTGTGCTGCCATCGTCCTCACCCCACCAGGAGGGCTGCCCATACAGGGGCGTGCGGTAAGCTGCTGCCTCTGTGGACGGAGAGAGAGTTCACACCCCGGGCCCTGCAGCCCCCACCATGCATGGGAGGGGACACCTGGCGCTCGGGACAGGCTGGGCCCTGGGCAGGGCCTGGCATCACCTCCCAGCTCAGACCTGCAATAGCCCACACCCCAGCTAGCTGCAAACCATTTGAGACCAGTTTCCAAATCAGTGGGGTGTGACAATTGCCTtaagtccacctgccttggccgtACCTGAGCCTCTTTGTGCCAGGGAGCTTCCTATCTGAGGGGCCACTGTCCTCAGCTGCCTTACCCTGGGGCAGGCAATCACACTGGGGTGGGCAAtttcagccctgccctggctccCTGTACCCAGAGCCTGCccaaaagaagggaaggaggccaGTGAAGCCATTACCAGGACCATCCCCTGACCCCCAAAGCTCTATAAATTGTTTGGGTCACAAATGGGTGGCCGGAGTCACTGTAATCTGAGTGGACTACATcacatttggtttttattttgatgtttgaaTCACGGGCCAGAGGTTGAAAATCATATTTCACATGAAATCTGGTTTCCAGCTCCTGTTGAGCTTCCAGATGGCAACAGTGGCAGGGGCAGTGTCCAGTGCCCCCGGACCAGCACTGGCACCAGTGCACACAGCCTCCTCCCTGCCTGTGAGTTCACTGTATCACCGCCAGAGCCTGTGGGCAGCTGAGTTGTGGCAGTTTGCAGCCCCCAGTCACCCACCACCAGGCAGCCAGAATGTCTGAGACCAGTCCCTAGTCAGGTAGCATGTGTCCTCTCTGAGGACCTCATCCTGACCCCACGCCACAACCAGGTGCTGGTGAGGTGGGGTGTCTGCCACTGGGCAGCCCCGCTTAGCTGTGGGTCCTATACCACTCCTCTGCCCCCCAACATTCTGCCTCTGCTCTGCTGAGGCTGAAGAACCAGCCTTCCTAGCTTGCTGCACCGGCCATAACCTCGGGGACAGCTCCCAGCTGGCCATCACCAGCTGTGTGTTTTACTGCCTGGACACTGACAGGTGCCCTGGGGAGCTCGGATGACTTCCTGGAAGGCTTCCCAGTCCCCAGTCTGTGCAGTGTCCCACTCTGGGTAGATCTGCATCCCAACCAGATGCCAGAAGTGTGTGGCTGCACACCATGGACAGCAAAGCTGGCCATGGAAACAGCAGAGGTGGGGTCGAGGCTGGGGGAGGCAAGGGAACCTCTCCTGAGGGAGCAGAAATTCTGATCCCTGGACACGCCTCCTCTTACCCAGAATTCAAGCCGTGCGCTGGAGTCTCAGGCTTGTGTCCTACACCCCGACCCTCTCCTTATGCAGCCAGGTGCTCTCCCCTTGCTGCTATCCAGACATGTGCAGCAGCTGCTTTCCCACCAGATTGCTGACCATACAACACAGTGGCCAGAAGGCGCAAGTCAGGTCTCACCCAGCTTCCACCCACTGTAGTGGTGCAGGTGAGCACAGGTAGGTATGTATAGGGGTGAAGAGTCCAGGCATGCAGGGAAAGAGTGCACCGGGGTGAGGGGTGCAGGTGTTTAGGAAAGAAACACATGAGGTGAGAGGTGTGGGTGTGTAGGGAAGGAGTACACAGGGGTGAGGGATGAGGGTGTGCATGGGAGGTGTGCACAGGGGTGCGGGCATGCAGGGAAAGAATGGACAGGGGTGAAGGGTGTGGGGGTACAGGGGAGGTGTGCACAGGGGTGAGGGGTGCAGGCATGCAGAAAAGGTGTGCATGGGGTGAGGGGTACGGGTGTGCAGGGAAGGAGTGCACAGGGGTGAGGGGTGCGGGCGTACAGGGAAGGTGTGCACAGGAATGAGGGATGTGGGCATGCAGGGAAGGAGTGCACAGGGGTGAGGGATATGGGCGTGCAGGGGAGGTGTGCACAGGAGTGAGGGGTGCAGGTGTGCAGGGGCGATGCGTCTGCACATGAGCAGACTTCTGCTGTGGCTACTGTGGACGCTGTTGCCCAGGAGGTGTGGAACCAGGGTGAGTGTGGATGCTGGCGGTGAGGGTACAGGGAGTGGAAAGTGGGGTGCAATGGGGGAGGTGGCAGTGGACCCAGGAGGGTCTGGGGTGCCCCGTATGCTCACTCCATCCCTGGCCAGGGCCTACCTGCTGCTGGTTTCCGGTCCCCCTTCTCTGGCCTGGGGTTCAATGGCTCACAGTAAGGTGTGTTGTCCAGCAGCACCTCGCCCCTCCTGGGTGTCAAGCCCTTGACGCTCACCTGCAGCTGGCTGGTGTACTTCTCATGCTGTAGGTAGGCCCAATGGGGTGAGGGATAGGGCACCAGATGCAATGAGACCCCCACCCTGGTCTCTCATTCATAGATCATAAGGTCTTGAAACCCCAAAGAGCTGGCAGGGCCTGAGACCTGCCCAGGCCATGTGGCCTGAGGTCCAGGGCAAGGCCCGAGTTGGGGTCCTCAGCACCACAAAGCTTGCAAGAGGGAGCCAGGCTCACTGGGCAGGGCAAGCCAGACAGAAGGGTTCCCATTGGCCCTGCGCTCACTGGCTGTGGAACTCTGTGCTACCCAGAGTCCATCTGGGAGACTGGACTAAGGACGCTCCCGGCTCTAAAGGTGGCCACTGTGGACCTCCATGCATCCCTCCTACCTTATATGGACACCCCCATGGTGGCCTCAAGATGCTGGGGGGCCCAGGCCACCATATGCAGGTCCCACGCCTTCCGCCCCCCAACAGTGCACTTTGCACCTGGCCCTGCTCCTGCTTCCACCTTCTGCCAGGGCTACCACAGCAGCCCCTGCTGTGCCCCCGACACCCAGCATGCTCTGACCAGCCACCCTGCCAAACAAAACTGGCCAGTGCCCAAGGCCAGGTCCTCGCCATGGCTCAGAAAGTCCACTTAGCTCGCCTCTCCCCAATTGGAGTCCCTGCTGTCAGGCATTGGCCTGGGGGAGCTGACCACCTTCTCCACCTCCAGGCTGGGCCACTGGGCAGGGTAGGCCAGGTCGGCCTGATTCATGGTAACCACAGCCAAGATGGGGCACCCCAAGAGGCCTGGGGGTGCCAGGGAAACAGCAGTGGGGGCCCTGAGAGGACAGGGCCATGGGCCCGGGGGCCAGACCCACACGTACCTTGAGTGCCTCCTCAGGAACACGGTGCTGCACACGCTCAAGCACATACATGTTGGAATGTAGCTGCATGTTAAGGAAAACACAGAGAAGTAAAGCCAGAGGACACACACCTAGTGCCCAGGGGTCAGTGCTTGTGTCCATGCCCCACAGCAGGTGTACCCACTCAAGGGCTGTTGAGGAAGATGGAGCGGTCCCAACTACGTGGAATGGGGCACCCTGCTCCGGGGGGCAAGGCCACACTTGCCTACGTTGGAGACGGCCAGGCCTGCACAGGCCAATACCAGGCCAGGTCACAGCTCCCCAGGCTCTAGTAGGTGGGCGGGCAGTAGGTGCCTATGGTTCGAGCCTCAGCCTGGGGCAGGCTGCAGGGGCCAGAGTCCCTTGGCATACTCCATGAGCAGGCAGAGCCCAGCCTCAGGGTCACCTTCGGGCTCCTAACCCCCATGGTTCCAGCTGTGACCACCCAGGGCCCTGCCCTGCTTGCAGGACAATAAGGTGGCTGCAGCCTTGGGACTAAGgaaggccagaggtggtggcatCCGGGGAAGGATATCATAGCCAAAGCGTACGACATCGTTGAGCTTCAGTGTGATGTACTTCTGGTCCGGGATGCGCATGTCATTCACAAAGGTCTGCAGAGGAGACAGTGGCAGGGCTGATCCAGTGAGCGGGGCACCCCATCTTTGGAGTCAACACCAGATGGGTGGCCTTGCACACTGGGCCCAGCCTTGGCCCCCAAACTGCCCTGGCACTCTGACATGTGTGCCCGGTCCCGAGCCCCACAGGACCATGGGGCAGACAGCGTGGCCCCCCAGGAACAGAGCCTGTGAGCATCTTGCTGGAGCGGACCCATTCAGGAAGTACCTTCTCTAACTCAAATAGAACCTTGGGTcagccccagcccccaccttGACCTGGTGCCCAGGAGAAGGCAGAGGCACTCCTGCCCCATGGTGGCCGCGCAGGGTCTGACAACGCTGCCCATCCAGCCAGCCTGCTCACAGGGTTATCTGTGTGCCAGTCACCAGACATCACCCTGGGCAAAAGAAAGACCCCAACATCCAGGGGCCTCCAGGACAGGCCAGACTGACAAGAAGATAGATAAGACTCTAGCTCAGCTCCTGGGCCCAGCGTGGAAGAGGGCAGGACAACGTGGAGAAGCCTGTGGGACAGCTTTAGGGCAGCCCTCAGGGAGATGGACTGGGAGAGTGCTGGGGCAACAGCAGGCTGGGTCTGTGTGCCTGTCTGTGGAGGGGCATCCTGGGGCTCTGAGCAAGGACACAGACAATAGGTAGGCGGCCCTGCAGGACCAGGCTGGCGCCATGCAACCAGGGCCAACACCTTGGGACCCGCTTGAAGCCACACAGGCAAGGACAGAAGCTGGTGGTTCTGCTGCTGATTGAAACAGAGTCCCAGGCAAGCTCGTGCCCGTGAAACTCAGGGACATAGACACCTGAACAGGCACCTCTAGGACAGACAGAGAGGCCCTCCCCAGCCCACAGCCAGTTTCCACCTCACACTTCTGCTTCCTCTCACCTGATTTTGTCCTACCCCTGCTACTCCAACTCAAAAAAGGGGGATCACATGGCCCCCATACCCACAGTTACTCCGGCACAGCTCTTCCACCTCAGAGGCCCCATTTCCCAGCCCAATGCCTTCCCGCCCACCTGAGGGGCCCAGTCTTTAGCCTTGGAGTCCTGAGTCCCTGCCAGTAGGAACCCAGGGAGGGGACCACTGAAGCTAGGGGAGTGGGGTTCAGGGGTGAGAGGGCAGGGCCAGAGCTGGGTGGGGCTGTAGAGGGCAGGCCCACACTCACCCCATTGAGGCTGCCCAGGTCCTTGACCCAGTGCTCATCTCTGTCCTTGTCGTAGTTGATGACAGCGTGCTGCTTGTCCACACTGCGGGACTGGGGAGACACACAGGTGACTCTCAGGTGCCCCTTCCCAGGGAGCTGACACCAGGGAGGCACAGGCCGCCTTGTCCATTCTCACAATATGAACCCGGGCCTCCTAGACCCCAGTACACACGGCACCCCGACACTCCCCAGAGCTCGCCCTGGGAAGCCCATCCAGCTGCCAGAGCAGGCCACAGGGATTTGCCAAGATGCCAGCACCACTCCCACCCTCTGCTGCTGTCCAGGCCTTCCCCTCTGGGACCACCCTCTGAAGTGCTGCTCTTGGATCAACCATGGGAGGGCTGGGAACTCTGGTCATCTGGAACACGCTGCTTCCTCCCAAGGTCAGATGGCTACAGGCAGGCTGGAGGCAGAACCCAGAGAAAGGGTAGAGAGGCTGCCTCTAGGGGAAGCCTCCCCCGCCCCTGGCCCACCCCCATCCCCGGCCCAGTCCACCATCCTCTCAGCAGGCCTGTCCCTGGCACCTGTCCGTCTGTG is drawn from Nycticebus coucang isolate mNycCou1 chromosome 6, mNycCou1.pri, whole genome shotgun sequence and contains these coding sequences:
- the CEP170B gene encoding centrosomal protein of 170 kDa protein B is translated as MSVTSWFLVSSSGARHRLPRELIFVGREECELMLQSRSVDKQHAVINYDKDRDEHWVKDLGSLNGTFVNDMRIPDQKYITLKLNDVVRFGYDSNMYVLERVQHRVPEEALKHEKYTSQLQVSVKGLTPRRGEVLLDNTPYCEPLNPRPEKGDRKPAAEAAAYRTPLYGQPSWWGEDDGSTPPEDPRQEDPCPERSKEPARQDGELDGLRAPVEPQGCSIRRESSYFEIPTEEAPQPPRTPTEDVGVGGAAPVVQSHASFTIEFDDCSPGKVKIKDHITKFSLRQRRPLGREATPVEMVSAETKVADWLVQNDPSLLCRAGPGDDRHSTKSDLPIHTRTLKGHKHEDGTQSDSEDPLAKAAGTAGVPPESGGEQVRLQRQIKRDPQELLHNQQAFVIEFFDEDTPRKKRSQSFTHVPPGDLKADKRRGPGLAERDRAGASTPARAAGTSSGPQRAGSLKREKTEERLASPSPAARAPARPFGSVGRRSRLAQDFMAQCLRDSSSATQPSPEKAPPAPPAPLTPRGASPMAPPTPPPTPADPQLTKARKQEEDDSLSDAGTYTIETDAQDKEVEEARKMIDQVFGVLESPELSRASSATFRPVIRGDKDDSGDGGMAQRVALLQGFASRSLGIAPQVEHQGLQAPGSPGTQRWVSRWASLADGYSDLGPTEDSLGPRAEEAEGALPVRMRRRLPQLPSDRAGSPAGPEATRRSGPGPPEVGMEQASHLLGREDLDPDSLSDASGSDGGRGPELGAEKPERLRSPQEGTAWNKGQCLPRTPGELAPTSFFIGDQNGEVALSRKPRVAPQEVEGPGQAAQPSSLVRDGMYVSTSGRMVIQLKTGKSPEPNGPSPALPKETLGFIRQESFTKEPASGPSAPGKPPHISSHPLLQDLAAARAARMDFHSQDTHLILKETETALAVLEARLLSKSPDAECEGGSTPRPPEDSLSGDSDVDTGSTVSLLSGKNGPSPTASQPLGPQKTLSPPGARDLGSAILGCTQERVPDKQHHPLGPTDTGRGEPVRRPAVRRGHGSRGSTDWPEEERDSRPSPSPSSDMVASNHETSSTTGAGRPGPRRKPVVPPPSPAAREEQSRSSAGTQKGQQTLTRSNSLSTPRPTRASRLRRARLGDTSDSEAMDGERGALANPEPAGRPATEQTKKLSRLDILAMPRKRAGSFTGPSDPETASARTSFSGRSAELYCASRKPTMAEARAAARKAAATATTTGPRQPFSRARSGSARYTSNTRRQQQGSDYTSTSEEECGSHHGSPKHTCPHAPTATQTPRAGSSSRAQPRVPAPRDTDEEEESDHYGFIVQTAEIAEIARLSQTLVKDVAILAREIHDVAGDSDTLGLPGPARSPSLSNMPSTPASTISAREELVQRIPEASLNFQKVPPGSLSSRDLDQNMNDSCEDALANKTRPRNREEVIFDNLMLNPVSQLSQAIRENTEHLAEKMKILFQNTGRAWEDLEARINAENEVPILKTSNKEISSILKELRRVQKQLEVINAIVDPSGNLDLLTGNRGSAGSAQLGLGNGHVAAHSPSSSPSMETLLPTLPLRSFPQRASCGPPGLPDPAFLPDGERFLI